GATCTGTTGCTAAAATTGACAAGCCACCCATTCGCGCCAAACCAATCCCCGCAGCTCCATGACACCAACTCACCATAAACCCAGGTTGACCGTTTTGTTGAGCAAAATCTCGTAAATCTGGCCAGTTGGCGGCTACAGGAGAAAAAACGCTCTGCTCATAAGCAATGCCTTCACAAGCTGCTTCTAAATAAGCTTTGTTTTGCGTCACAGCATAGAGTCGCAGCAGCGCATAAGCAATACCCGCCGCACCGTGAGAGAAACCCGTATACGCCTTCTTACCCAAAATTTTCCAAGCTTTCGTAGCACCATTAATGCTAATTTGATGCTCTAGCAAATGCTGACCGCAAATTATAGCGCGTTCTAAAACTTTTGGCTCTTTTATTTTAGCATATAGTGCCAATAATCCTAATATTGCACCAGCGGAACCGCCAAGAGTATCAAATTGTCGATCGCTTGTAATTAGTTCTGCGGTAATCAGATTAGCAATTCCCAAAGCATCTTCTAAAAGTGACGCTTCTCCCAGGAAATGACTTGTTCTAACTAATGTGTAAATCATCGAACCTAGCCCCGTTGCACCGCCAATTCCACAGCGCACAAATCGGCGTGTAGACTCAAAATCTGCGGTTCGCAAAAATTTGCGAATTGACTGTAAAGCTCCTAAAATTAAATCCCGAAATTGGTGATTGCCTTTGACATAATCCAATGCTGCCAAAAATAAAGCAATGCCGCAATTGCCGTTATAAAAATCTTCAGGTAAAGGCATCATTTGAAACCGTTCGGCATTGGGAATATAGGCAAAGCTAATCCATTTGACACTACCATCATTACCCCAGATTGCCCGTTTCTGAATTTCTGTGGCTATGCGCGTCGCTTCTTCTAGTAATTGTTGGCTGCTGAGGGGCTGAATTTGTCCGAAGTCAGCTATATTGGTAATGCGATCGCTTTTTTTATTTGGCACTAACCTCGCATAAAAAGAGCCTTTTATAATCTCGATTTGTTGAGCTAAATCTTTTTCATTCAAGGTTTGTATCTGAGTTAAAACTTGCTGATAACTGGGTTCTTGAAAGTAATGTTCGATTGGTTTTTGTAAACCAATTGTGAGGTTATTGCTGTTAGGATATGCGGCAAAATAGGGAATATCTAACTGCTCCATAGCTTTCAATTCTGCATTAAAAATTGGCCACGAATCAGGCTTTTTGGGAGCGACGAGAAAAGCACGGGAGAGGATGTCTAGTTCGATGCTGCGATCGACTCCATCCCGAAGAAATTTGGGAGATTGAATTTTTTGTAGAATTGTCCAATAAATCCTTGTAGCCCGAAAAATAAAGCGCGATCGCTTATTTTTTAGCGCCGCCAAAGGACTATCTTGTGCTAGGAGAACTTCTCGCCGCTCGATTAAAAATCGATACATTTGTTCAAAACCAGACACAATTTTGTCGAGATAGTCATTGGGCGAAAGGGGAATCCCATTTAAGGTTGGAACATTCGTGGGGACTGGATTTTGGGTATTGGGTACTTTGTCCTGATTTTGCTCTTTTGCGATTAACTGTTCGTCAATACCGCCGAGAGCGCTAACATCGTAGGCAAGGCGATTATTTTTGGCAAATTCCCAACGCGGTAATAATCCTGTGCGTAGTACGGATTCGGAAAACTGTAAGGTTACAGATGCTTCTGCTGCTGTTGCTTCTGGTAATTCAGCAATAAGATTTACCTCTTGGTGCATCAAAGTTTCCATGTCAATTAGCACCAAATGTTCGCCGTTGGCAATTAGATTTTCTCTATGACAATCAACTACTCTAAGTGCATATAGGAGACACAGCAACATTCCGGCTCGGTGATAAAAACGTTGTGCTGCTGCTTCATTTTCACAGGGTAGATGTTCTACATATTCAACCCAACCATAAGTTTTGCGATCGCATACTTTTAAAACTTTGAATGGTAAAGGTATATCCTGCCGATCGCACCAGCCTAAAAACTGAGTATAAGCTGCTTCTGCACCTAAGTCTTTGGGTTTGTAAACAAGCTTCAGTCCGCACTCAAAGGTAATCGCAATCACGCTTGTGCCGCCATTGTGAGGATCGGAGAGAGAAGACTTAATTTCAATTACTTTTCCCAATTCATCATTAGTAATTCGTAATTTTTCTTCGTTCCTCTGTTGTGGTTGAAATATTTTCTTAATTTCTAAGAGATCGGCTTTTAGGCTTTGCAAAAACGCGGCTGTTGCTTCTCCCCAAAAATCAATGGCAACTGCCATTAATCGACCGAGTACTGGATATGTTTGGAAAAAAGTCAATAGCCCATCTTGCAAAAGTTTCTGCACGAAAGCTTCATACTGAACTTTGATTTGAGCCTTATCTGTTGATGATTGTGCCAAAACATTAAGAATAGTTTGCCCTAGCGGACGATAACGGGTGAATTCATATTCGAGGGTTTTGCCGCTGAGATTGAGAAGTTGATCGAGTAAGCTGCGTTCTAGAGTTAGGTAGGCTGATTCCGAGAGCAGTTCTAAGGGGAGATTGTCTGGAGATAATGAGGTAAAACCGAGACGAGTTAATAGTTTCTGTCGCGCAACTAAGAGGGCGGGTAGTAAAATTTCTGCAAATAGTATAGGGTTGTTTTTATCAATGGGTAATGGCTGATTTGTTTTTTGTGGTTGGTGATTGACAAACGAGTGGGCGGTTTGTATAATTTGCTTTAAGGTTTCTGCCCATGTTGGCAAAGTGCGATCGCCTATAGTAGGATGCGATCGCAAAACCCGACTTACTTGAGCCACTTCCAAACCATCCCACAGCAACCGTTTCTGAAACTTCTCCCAATTTCCTTGGGCTACCACCTCACACCATCGCGTCAGAATGCGATCGGCCCTCTGCGCTTCGTTAACTTGTGTAACATCAGGGGTCAGTGATTCGATCCTCAGACGTTCTGATAGAGAGCTAGCTTGGGCGACTATTTGTGCTAGAGTAAACTGAGTTATTACCATAATTTCAAGTTTCCATCCCTGAAAGGGATTTTAGATGGTTCATGAATTGCTTAGCTACCCGCCGCTAGAGCCATTGGGTCGTTGAGAAAGCAGGTACTGCCAAACCTGGGTGACCTCAGCCTGCATCTCCCTAATGGCAGCTCTATCTGCTTCTGCGTTTTCTACCAGCCTGTTGATAGCGCTATCTGTGGATTCTGCCCACCGGCGAACCGTCTGGTAGAACTCTTCTAAGTCTTCTCTCTGGGCCAAACGCGCATCCCGTTCGTTAATCAGGTTAGTCGCCATATTGTCGAGTATTCGTTCGATACGGTCTAGTCGTTGTTGTTTTGGTGTTTGGGTCATTGATATTTACTACAATCCATTGACATTCCACATTTACCTAATCTCTAATTTAACCAAAAAAACTTCGTGCAACTTGGCGAATTTCTCAAGGAAGAACATGATATTCTGACCAAAAGGACGGTAAAGTAGCAGACTTCATAATTGATCGTAGTCCATCGACTGCCCTTGTCCTTGAGCAATTTGTTGTTTTGCTTGTCTAGCTGCTTCTACCAGTTTACTTTGGGTTTTCTGAAAAGATTGATTCCACCGCCATTCATCTTGAGAATCAGCAATGTATTCTCGTAAATGCTCAATAATTCGTTCTTGTTGTGAATCAGGTAGAGATTCTAAAATTTTAACAATAGTTGCTATATTTTCTCTTAACATTGTGGCTCTTAGTTATTTAGTGGTTGATGAAAAGTTTCAATCCCTGAAAGGGATTTTAGTCGATTTCCAGCGCTCCCGGCAATAGGTGTTCCATCCCGCCGCTTGTAGTTTCAATCCCTGAAAGGGATTTTAGTCGATTTCCAGTTGGAGGTTTCGAGTGGCAACTCAGCGTCGAAATCGTTTCAATCCCTGAAAGGGATTTTAGTCGATTTCCAGCGTAAACTTTGACATTGTTCTGTATCAAAGCTGGTACGTTTCAATCCCTGAAAGGGATTTTAGTCGATTTCCAGCGTCTGTAAGGTTGGATGAAAAACCAGCAGAGGATGTTTCAATCCCTGAAAGGGATTTTAGTCGATTTCCAGGGCTGGTAATTGGAGCTTACTTAGGATTTACGAAGTTTCAATCCCTGAAAGGGATTTTAGTCGATTTCCAGATCCGTTGCTGAGAAGCGGCTAATTGAAGCTGCTGGTTTCAATCCCTGAAAGGGATTTTAGTCGATTTCCAGCAAATCTTCAGCTTCGTCAACAATCCAAATTTGCGTTTCAATCCCTGAAAGGGATTTTAGTCGATTTCCAGCAGGCAAGCCGTAGTCAGCATCCCCGAAATATCCGTTTCAATCCCTGAAAGGGATTTTAGTCGATTTCCAGTTATTCTCTGTCAAGGTCGCCTCAAATCCTTGCTCGGTTTCAATCCCTGAAAGGGATTTTAGTCGATTTCCAGCTGGCGGATGCGCCGGAGATGGATGGGCAAAATCAGTTTCAATCCCTGAAAGGGATTTTAGTCGATTTCCAGCTCAGGGAAAGTGAAGAGAAGATTGTGGCCATACTGTTTCAATCCCTGAAAGGGATTTTAGTCGATTTCCAGTCATTAATTCCTGGATCATTAATTCCTGGATCTGTTTCAATCCCTGAAAGGGATTTTAGTCGATTTCCAGGAATCAAGAAAAAATTAGAGGAGCTTCATGCAACTGTTTCAATCCCTGAAAGGGATTTTAGTCGATTTCCAGGTTTGACTTCTCTTACTATTAAAATAGCTTTGAGAGTTTCAATCCCTGAAAGGGATTTTAGTCGATTTCCAGCTACACCCCCGAACAGTGGGAGATGGAATATGTTTCAATCCCTGAAAGGGATTTTAGTCGATTTCCAGCCCAGTGCGGGTTTGCTTCTTCGGCGACTTGTTTCTGTTTCAATCCCTGAAAGGGATTTTAGTCGATTTCCAGGCGAGTAATCTGCCCGAAGCGATGCTCATTGCGAGGTTTCAATCCCTGAAAGGGATTTTAGTCGATTTCCAGGCTTTAATTGCCAAATCCAAAATATCAATTAGCTCGTTTCAATCCCTGAAAGGGATTTTAGTCGATTTCCAGGTATCGGCGTCAAACCCCAGTATTAACTCTGCTCCTGTTTCAATCCCTGAAAGGGATTTTAGTCGATTTCCAGCTGCGATCGCCTGTACTCAAGTAGCGCCTTCACTGTTTCAATCCCTGAAAGGGATTTTAGTCGATTTCCAGTTGCAGCTTACTCGCCTCCTAGCTGCTGGTGTCAGTTTCAATCCCTGAAAGGGATTTTAGTCGATTTCCAGATGGTATGCAGAAGTGTGGGGTGTAGGTGGTTATGAGTTTCAATCCCTGAAAGGGATTTTAGTCGATTTCCAGCCTCGGCACTTGCCGAGGAGGATTGGTCGCTATTCGTTTCAATCCCTGAAAGGGATTTTAGTCGATTTCCAGTTCAGAGTCCAGAGGCTGACGGGATGGGATTTGGGTTTCAATCCCTGAAAGGGATTTTAGTCGATTTCCAGTTTACAAACCACTCGTGCTTCACCCACCCGTTCCTCTCTTGTTTCAATCCCTGAAAGGGATTTTAGTCGATTTCCAGTCCCTCCGAGGACTCCGGTCACCCCATTGACAAACCTGTTTCAATCCCTGAAAGGGATTTTAGTCGATTTCCAGCTGTATTTAATTTCATTCGGTAAATCTAAATCTCCCGTTTCAATCCCTGAAAGGGATTTTAGTCGATTTCCAGACAATTGGAAAGTTTCGGGAAAACCACCAGTTTATAGTTTCAATCCCTGAAAGGGATTTTAGTCGATTTCCAGTTTTATTTCCTTTGTTAAGCGGGGTAACTTTGTTGAAAGTTTCAATCCCTGAAAGGGATTTTAGTCGATTTCCAGCAAATAGGAGCGTTATGTACACAGGCGGATTTTTGAGTTTCAATCCCTGAAAGGGATTTTAGTCGATTTCCAGTATTGCGCTCGCGCTGTTGATGGTTCCGCCTCAAGTTTCAATCCCTGAAAGGGATTTTAGTCGATTTCCAGTTCCACAAGCCTCACGCCCTTTTGGTCGCGCACAATTTGGTTTCAATCCCTGAAAGGGATTTTAGTCGATTTCCAGATTTCCCGGCATCCGTGCCGGACTGAACAACGTAGTTTCAATCCCTGAAAGGGATTTTAGTCGATTTCCAGCGGTGGAGCAAACCCAGTGATCGCTGCATCCCCCTGTTTCAATCCCTGAAAGGGATTTTAGTCGATTTCCAGGAGTGGTTTCGCCCTGGTCACCTTGTCCCCCGTGGGTTTCAATCCCTGAAAGGGATTTTAGTCGATTTCCAGAGGAGAAGTATATGCTTCTAGTCAAAAAAGGAAACGTTTCAATCCCTGAAAGGGATTTTAGTCGATTTCCAGTATATTGCTAAGTACTTAGTAATATAGCAATATAGGTTTCAATCCCTGAAAGGGATTTTAGTCGATTTCCAGGAATCGCACAGCAAACCGCGTACAGCCTGTATAAAGTTTCAATCCCTGAAAGGGATTTTAGTCGATTTCCAGCGACGAATGACCGAAAGAAAGCCTGCAACGGAGCAGGAAGCGTTTCAATCCCTGAAAGGGATTTTAGTCGATTTCCAGTGCTGTCCCTCAAAACGCTTACTGTATTTAGTTTTCAAGGTGCTTTTGCGACTACCACCTAAGACAATAGCATTACAGCCTGGTAACTTGTCAATACCTTCCAAGAAAAAACCTCCAAAAACCAGTCTACATAAGCTTTCCAGCAATTGCGACAACCTCGATCGCATCCCAAAACCTTGAAACCCTTGCTGGGGGAGGGATACCGCCTAAAATTCGACACCCTCCCCCCAAACACCCCCTGGTAGTCGCAACTAGGCAAAGAAAATCGAATCATCGCGCACCGCTTCACCCCCAATCCGCTCCACCTTACCTTGGCAGCACGCACACAGAAAGTAAAAGCGGATACTGTCCGACTCAGGTTTAATCAGCTTGGCTAGGCGCGATCGCAGTTTAGCATATTGCGTCTCCGTCAAATCGCACTCAAACACACTAAACTGCATCCACTGTCCGTAAGACTTGAGGACAGAATGAACCTTAGTCCGACGACTATCCTCCGAAATATCGTAAGAGACAACAACAAACATCTTATTTCAAAACCAAAGGAGGATACTTCTCAATCTCGCCCATCAAATACTTCGCCACCAAACGCGCCTGAATCTCAAAAGCCTCCTGATAAGTACATTGTCGTCCCAACACCGGATGTTTAAACTTCGATTGCTTCTTCTCCTCATATAGTTTCAGAAACTCACGCCGTCCCTCAGCAGATAGCAACACCGCATTACTAAGCGGTTCCATCGTAAAATCACCCGGACTAACCTTTCGCAAATTAATCGCACCCAAAACAAAAGCATCAACCACCAACGGACGAAACTCCTCCATCAAATCCAACGCCAAACTAGGACGACCGTAATGTTGACAATGAAGATATCCCAAATAAGGATCGAACCCCACCAAATTAACCGCACTTTGGATATCGTGACGCAGCAAAGAATAACCAAAACTCAGCAGCGCATTAACCGAATCCGTAGGAGGACGGCGGTTTCTACCATTAAAACTAAACCCTTCCACCCGAATCAACTGATTAAAAGCACCGAAATAACCAGCACTCCCAGAACCCTCCAAACCGCGCAAAGAATCGATCTTATTAGTTTCCTCGATCGGGCCAATACTGTTTTCAATCCGAGAAATCGCCCCATCCAAATCCAGTTCCGAATACTTCCGCCCCTGTCGCAACAACATCATCCGATAATTCTTCAACTTCCCACGTACAAAACCTTTCACCAAATGAATAGCTTGAGGAGATTCCCCAGCAGCATCCCACTGCGCCTTTCGCACAAAAATATTTTTACTCATTTCCGGCTCCAAACGTCCCAAATAACGTCCAGTCTCAGTCAAAAAACTCAACGGAATATGCCGTTGCAACAACTCATTCACCACCGCAGGCGACACCGTAGCCCTACCCAAAACCACAATCCCATCAACCTTAATTAAAGGCACATCCAAAATCTTTTCATTCTTCGCCTTCACCAACAAACATTCATCACTTTTCCCCACAAAAGCATCTTCAGTCGTGATATAAACCGTTCCCATGTTGATTTCCTCACCTTCTTAAATTCTGGCAATTTATCTAACTGCTCTAAAATCGAATTTATCTCATGCCAGATAACATCGATCGCCTAAAAAATTCGACTTCTTATATCTGCGTGCATCTGCGTGCATCCCTCTTCATCTGCGGTAAAAGATTAACCTACGATGAAAACAGACAATTTGACGATATCACTCTTACGATGCTACCGGACATGAGATCAGCTATCTTCGCAATAGCGACTTACCTTGACAGCAACTTGAGGCAAACATTGAGAAAAAAGACTGCAACCTTTACAACGTTGCGAATAAATTGCTGGTGGTCTAGATCCAGTTTGTAGTAGAATTGTCACAGCCGAAATAGTCGCAACAACCTGCTCTCGTAACCGATCGGAAATCTCCACAAGTTGACGCTGATGAGATTGAGCATAATAAATATAGCCAGTGGTAACATTTTTCCCCGTCATCTCCTCCAAACACAAAGCTTGCGCCGCCACTTGCAACTCATCATTATCCCACTCACCCTTACGCCCTCGCTTGTATTCCACCGGATATAACTGTCCCGATTCCGATTCAATCAAATCCGATTTTCCAATCAATTTGTATTGCTCCGATTTCAGCCAAATAGCGCGAACTTGCCAAGTTTCTTCTCGGTGATTTTCCGAGAGAGTATGTACGCGATCGTGCAAACTCGTCCCTTCAATCGTATACTGATTCTCGCTAAACTCCCCAGCGCAAAACATTCGCCAGCAGCGATGCGAACAGTACGCATAGTGATTCAATGCCCCAATAGGAACGTAATCAATCTCATTCATAGATCAGTGCCTTGAAACCTTAGTAGAATGTCGTCGGATCATCCCCATACCCATAGGCGTCTTGCGCCCAACCCCGCTGTACATCGCAAAGTCAGCCAAAGCATTAATTTGCTTAATCGCAATAGCGTCAACATCACCCAAAATCCGAAAACTCATCACCCCAACACAGCCGATAAACTTACTTCTGGAATCCGCCACAAATTCAGTACGAATATTGAAAAAACTCGGAAAAATCGGCTCCAATAAAGTTTCTTCAAACGGGATACCGCTGTACTGATTCCACCGCCGCAGCAAACTTCCAAAAACGCTATCGCGACTAGGCAAAGCGCAGTCAAAATTGCTTTGCCGAAAAGCAGTAGGAGTACAAAAAGAAAAATCAATCTGGCGTTCCGAATCAGAAGCTTCCTCATAAACTTGAGCATAAGTAGAAAAATTTGCCCAAGGTTGAGTAGATTGAGGCGTACCCAAGATACTCGTAATTTGCAAATCAGCCGATCCCAAATGCCACGGATGCTGAGGATTGATATTCAACCACAAAGAAGTCAGATGTGCGAACAGGGAATCATCTAACAGCGAAACGCGCCACCAGCAAGGGGTGTGAGCCGCTATAGGCTGTCTGTATTCCCATTGCAAGAGGTGATCGCGATGAGAATTATTTCTAACCTGAAGGGGACTGAGAGCGAAAGCTTTCTCCGTTTTTTGTTCGTGAAGGCGATCGCCCAACTCTCTATCCACCGAACTCACCAGAGTCAAAAACAGTGCGTGGAGGTGCTTTCCCGTCAGATAACCCGATGGAATGGGCGACTGCGGGAGAAGATTGAGGACAAGACTGTGAGGCATATTTTAAACTACCCAAAACTCTTCATCATCAGGACATTTAAGTGCAACGCCAGCAGAGGCTATCGCTAAAATACCAGACAAACTTGGAAAAAATGTGTACTGCTTAGGTGAGGGATAATCGTAGGAGGAGACGGAAATCGGGTAACAATCAAGTCCCTGTTTTTTCAACCGCACGATCGCCCAACGATTTTTCGCAGTTTCAGAAACAATCACTCCTGGAATAAGTTGCTTCTCAATTTCCTTAATCAAGGGCGTTGGTCTTACAACATCTCCAAGCATTCGCTTAATGGTACAATTTTCAAATGCAAAAAGCTTACACAAGTAAATGTTCTTGAATTCTTCTAAGTCATCAACTTGTAAAGAAAATGCTAAACTATAAGGTTCCTCAGCCCGTGATGTAATTTCAAGGCGATCGCTATCACTCTCAAATTCATAGAAGCGTAGAAGATGAATCGGATCGAGGTTAGTTTCTCCTACTTCATCCAAAAGCAGATTATCTGGATCGTAAATAGTCACATTTTCAAACAAGCTGTCTCGAAACCGAAATAAAGGAGCATAGCTTTCCTTAATGATTTTGGCGTACTCTTTTAGATTTTCTGCAAGCTGTCGATCTTTCTGAATTTTTAGCTCTACATCTTCGATTGATGCCCGTTTAGATTTGATATCCTCAAAATCTTCAGGACAATATGCTCTGAGATAACTCATCACAAAACTTTGCCCGCCTTTAATGTACTTCCATTCTTTCTGAATCTTTTGAACAGGTTGACTGGAAATATTCTCTGCACCTTTTAATAATTTAATGCGCTCGCGATAAAAGTGCCATTCTCGTTTGCCACCCAATACAGCTTGCAATGTTTGATAGAGTTGAGTAACTAAAGACTCTTCAGGAAGTTTTTCTAGAGAAATTTCAAGTTCGACCAAAGGTCTTGCAATTTCTAGAAATGCTTCCGATCGCCAGTAAATCTCCAAAAACGGACGCTTCAAGCAGTCTAGACTTTCTAACATTTGCTTGAGGGCTTCACGTCCACCAGAACAGTCTAAATTCTCAATTCCTTGTTCCCAAGCTTGTTCTGGTAAATAGGCGATCGCTTCTGAGGGGATATCGGTTTGCTTCTTACCCAAAACCCTTCCAACTCGACCAATACGCTGCCAGAAGGAAAAGCGATCGCGTGTTGAGAAAATCAGCCAGTCAAGGTTTTGTCGAGCTGGATCGACTTCCCGATCGAAGTTGAACCCAACATCTACAGTGCTGGTGGCGAGAATGACTTGCTTCTGTGCTGCCTTTTGTCGCTGCTCGTTTTTGGTATCACCTGTAATGCGGCCACAAAAGTTGGCGTAGCCTCGTTCTCGAAGATCGGTTGCAATTCGGTTTAATGTATCCTTTGCATCGAGAATAACGGCACCATTTTGGTCAGGATAATCGTTGAGACGTTTGATAACCTCATTCGAGATTTCTGCAATCAGCGGTTGCTTCTCTAGTTGCTTACGAATTTCCAAACTTACAGCCGTTTGAGAAGGAATGAGATGAGCGGTTTGTGATTCTCCATCAATGCGAGCAATCCTAACTCCAGATTGTTCAAGAGTTTTTAGAGCGGCTTCGCAGGCTGGTTCTGGTGTTGCTGTTAGGAGAACAACTTTGCGTTTGTACTGAAAGTAATTGAAAACCTTTGAAAGGGCAAGATAAAAGAGTAAGCTAACAAGCTGCTTAGCATCGTAAAGATGAAACTCATCGAAGATGACCGTTGAAAAGCTATTGTAGAATTCGGCAGCGATGTTGCCACGATCGAGCTTGTTATAAGCAAAGAAAGTCGCGTAGTAGAAAATATCTGGATTGGTAACGAGTAGAAGTGGTCTACCACCGCCACATTCAGGAAAGATTGTTGCAGGTTCGCGCAAAACATTGTAAAGCTTTTCACCAGAACGTTTGCCAACTAGATCGTCTCGCCACATTTTAATATCCTTTGCAGATGCAGCTTTGACGATATGAGGTAAACCTGTATCACGCACAAATTTTTCTGCGGCTTCGGTTTGTTGTTCGATTAGTGCGTTGGTTGGTGCGATGTAAATTGCATTGCGATCGCAGTTATGATGCACCACACTCAACCCAGCTTTAGTTTTTCCTGTTCCTGTTGGTGCGAGATCAAGGATGATATCGTTTGTTGCTGCTGCTTGATAGACATCGACTTGGTGCTGAAGTGTTTGATTCTTGAATGCCTGTTTTAGATCTGGAGGAAGTTCAGGATTGGGACAGGCAGCAATACTACGGGGTTCGAGATTGATTTTAAGATTACTCATTGTTGCGTCCACCACAAAATTTTAGATTCGCGGGTAGGATAAAATCGCCAACCTGCCAAGCAGCTCCACGAAATCGCAGGTTTTTCAGCAGGGAGACGGGAGGCATGGAAATTAAATCAAAAGCCAGTAGTTCAAGGCTGCTAGGAATATCGGCTGCGCTGAGATAGGCATTACAGCGATACTCGCCTTGTGGAAGTGGAGTTATTGTCAGTTTCCGCAATAGATCGACGCGCACTTTGCTGGTAAATTTGCCGACGCGGATGTATTCGGGAACTTCGCGATCGCCAAATACCAATGTTTGAAATCGATTACCCCGTTCGATCATCCGCAAACGTCCAGTTTGAGGAAAGTTACTCGGACGAAAGGTATTAGGCTTTTTTCCAGTGCGTTTGAGTGGTAAATCTTCCCGTGCTGTTGCGACACGGTTATTCGTCATGGCATACCAGTAAGAATCAGACAAAGCATTAAAACGCTCAAATCGAAATGAAGCATTGCCTTCAATATGCCAAGCCGGAAGGATGTAACATTGTTCTGCTAGCGGGGTTAAATCTTCCAGATATCTGGGTCGTCCAGTATCTTGTCCGGTGAGGCGATAAGGCGATCGCGCCCATCCCAGTGCATAAGCTAAGGCATAGTTTCCAATTGTTCCTTCGGTGTAGTACGTATCCGACAATTCCCGCGAAGCAAAGAAGACAGGTTCGGCACACCACAACTCGACTAAACGAGCAGTTTGAAATGGTAGTTTAGAGTCAGATTCAGCCAGCAAAAGCTCTAATTGTGGCATAACTTACTCCTCCTGCTGTTGATCTCGCCCTTTTTTCTTCCCTTCGCTTTTCACCTTGCGAAGCGATGCGTAGGACCGATCAAGACGTTTGAGGAATGTTTCCTGTTCGTTCAACGACCAATTGCGATCGACATCTGCAATTAGGGCATCAAGTTCATCAGCAGACAGTTGCATAGAAATTCCTCGTTTGTTTGTCCAGGTAGCAATAACAGATTTGGCTGCTGCAATTAATGGTTCTGTTTTAAAAGGATGTTCAAGAGCTTTTCCATCAGCAGCCAATTTGTCGTAAACCCCTTGCACCAGTTCGAGAGAACTTGGCAGTTCAGCAATGCCTCCAAAGATGCCGAGAATCTGGTTTTCCATGCGACCGACACGGCTCGAAACCGCTCCATAGCGACTTGTCAGCAGAATATTACCGAGGGCATAGCGCAACTCGTCAGCCGTCACGTCTTTGAGGGTGACAATATCGAGGAAATGAACGCCAGGTTTAATATATTCGCTGGTGTTGAGTGCAGTTGATGCGTTACCTTTTTCATCTCGCATTGTCCCAGTTTCAAAGATAGCGTTGATGGTGCGATCGC
This genomic interval from Argonema galeatum A003/A1 contains the following:
- the cas3 gene encoding type I-D CRISPR-associated helicase Cas3', with product MSNLKINLEPRSIAACPNPELPPDLKQAFKNQTLQHQVDVYQAAATNDIILDLAPTGTGKTKAGLSVVHHNCDRNAIYIAPTNALIEQQTEAAEKFVRDTGLPHIVKAASAKDIKMWRDDLVGKRSGEKLYNVLREPATIFPECGGGRPLLLVTNPDIFYYATFFAYNKLDRGNIAAEFYNSFSTVIFDEFHLYDAKQLVSLLFYLALSKVFNYFQYKRKVVLLTATPEPACEAALKTLEQSGVRIARIDGESQTAHLIPSQTAVSLEIRKQLEKQPLIAEISNEVIKRLNDYPDQNGAVILDAKDTLNRIATDLRERGYANFCGRITGDTKNEQRQKAAQKQVILATSTVDVGFNFDREVDPARQNLDWLIFSTRDRFSFWQRIGRVGRVLGKKQTDIPSEAIAYLPEQAWEQGIENLDCSGGREALKQMLESLDCLKRPFLEIYWRSEAFLEIARPLVELEISLEKLPEESLVTQLYQTLQAVLGGKREWHFYRERIKLLKGAENISSQPVQKIQKEWKYIKGGQSFVMSYLRAYCPEDFEDIKSKRASIEDVELKIQKDRQLAENLKEYAKIIKESYAPLFRFRDSLFENVTIYDPDNLLLDEVGETNLDPIHLLRFYEFESDSDRLEITSRAEEPYSLAFSLQVDDLEEFKNIYLCKLFAFENCTIKRMLGDVVRPTPLIKEIEKQLIPGVIVSETAKNRWAIVRLKKQGLDCYPISVSSYDYPSPKQYTFFPSLSGILAIASAGVALKCPDDEEFWVV
- the cas5d gene encoding type I-D CRISPR-associated protein Cas5/Csc1; the encoded protein is MPQLELLLAESDSKLPFQTARLVELWCAEPVFFASRELSDTYYTEGTIGNYALAYALGWARSPYRLTGQDTGRPRYLEDLTPLAEQCYILPAWHIEGNASFRFERFNALSDSYWYAMTNNRVATAREDLPLKRTGKKPNTFRPSNFPQTGRLRMIERGNRFQTLVFGDREVPEYIRVGKFTSKVRVDLLRKLTITPLPQGEYRCNAYLSAADIPSSLELLAFDLISMPPVSLLKNLRFRGAAWQVGDFILPANLKFCGGRNNE
- the cas7d gene encoding type I-D CRISPR-associated protein Cas7/Csc2 — encoded protein: MSIEKLQPFLAPSYENFPKGRTIGVVVLRTTQSETIFRTEGTGEPMCSEYVQAGVQNTESISRLVMTKRKQVAPERRKGREFLRSHELLYTAPKSDSICALNTNAPCEMCIDCFLYGFAAGGEGAQKSRVWTEDAFSVLPSTELIGDRTINAIFETGTMRDEKGNASTALNTSEYIKPGVHFLDIVTLKDVTADELRYALGNILLTSRYGAVSSRVGRMENQILGIFGGIAELPSSLELVQGVYDKLAADGKALEHPFKTEPLIAAAKSVIATWTNKRGISMQLSADELDALIADVDRNWSLNEQETFLKRLDRSYASLRKVKSEGKKKGRDQQQEE